caaagcaaggactataaagacatggtttggtgagttcggtgtggaagaacttgactggcccgcacagagccctgacctcaagcACATCGAGCagctttgggatgaactggaacggagattgcgagccaggccttctcgtccaacaaaagtgcctgacctcataaacgCTCTACAGAATGAAGAGGGTCATACACCACCAGGatttttaatggtgtttttattctatttcaaaataattcaaataccTTTACAGTGTGAACAGGCATAATTCATAAAGTAGTCAAGTAAAACcacataattacaaatggaTTTGGCTATCAATATTGCACCACTCCTACTTTAATGCTACATTAATGTGAATACCAAATCAGCATACAAAATTAGAAAGCTTCTTCATTCACACCATTAGCACCTTCACATGCTCTGTAATGGGTCACTTCAACCATGACTGGCTGTGTTAAACTAATATccattttgttgctttaagtAATTAACGAATACATTAATGATCCTAAAGTGGGATGTGGGCAGAGGTCTGTGGGGGTTGGGGATGTTTCTTAAATTTCAACTAAGCTGAAAGGTTTGGAGGGATATCAACCAATTAGACTAGGAGGCAAAAATAGTTTTCTCGGCAGCTCTCATTCACATATTTCAGCTGAGAGCACCTCCCATGCCCTAAACCTGATACAATGCAGAGATGCTACATTAACTAGCATTAATGGGTTAATATGATTTCCTAAGTAGATGTTGGTGAATATTTTGATACAGTAGATGAGTATTAGTAATGTCACTTCCCATATAAACTCTTATTTACTAGTACTTTTTTACTAGTgtcttttacatttcagataatCACACAAAtaattgtttattcatttactgGAAATAACCAAAATTTTGAGTCTACCGTATGTGTTTCTACTAAATGAAGTGCGGATCCATGTCAGCTTCTACTTTTCTAAGTCAACTTAGCTTGACTTTGCCTAAGTCAGTTGTTTGCCCtcaaatatattattattactactactattattactactagTATTATTAATCAGATATATACAATTCCCACTTTATGTCCATGGTAAACTTGTGGAATACAATCTAACACCCTGTAAATTACcatgtacattttatgaaaacttCTTAGCTGTCTGAATTCTTTAACTTTTGCCAAAATTTCccagtgcctgtctgtgttcctcCTATGGAGCTAGAAACAAAAAGAAGGGAAAAGCAAGCTACATCATTACCCTTTTAAACAATCTCTTCATGAGCTGCTCTTTtgctgtctctcagctgtgGTCAACAGGCCCACCCCGGGCCGCCCAGGGCAGTACCAGCTAGGTCCCAGGCGGTACCATCCCTGGTACAGACCTCTCCATCCTAAGCAGCCCAGCGCGCCCCCTAGCAGCTGCGTGGGGAACTGCGGAAAGTGGGCCAaaagacagagcagcaggaacACCCAGAGGCCGAGCAGGAAGacacagaacaggaagagcaggCGCAGCGGGGCCCCTGAGGGCCCGCCCAGGGCCAGGTAGGGCCCAAACACGGCCGTCTCCTCGGCCAGGAGCAGGCAGCAGAGGCAGAGCAGGAAGGCGTCCTCCGAGACCTCGTACCCGCGCCACAGCATGCCGGATTTGAGGCAGGTGGCCTTGGTCTCGCCCtcccgcagcagcagcaggggctgcCCCAGCCCGCTCTGGCCCTGTGCGAGCTGCACCCCGAGGGAGGCACTCAGAGGCTGGTAGCAGCTCCCCGTGGCGTTCACCAGCAGGGACAGCAGCCGCCGAAACCCCACCCACAGCCCTCCCGCAACTGCCAGCCTGGAGAGGTGCCGCAGCGAGAGAGCGAGGGACCGGCGCACGGAGAAGTAGAGGAGGAAGACGAAGGAGCCCACGAAGATGCAGGTCCAGCCCCAGCCAGAGCGCAGAAACttcctgagagagggagagagagagagagagagagagggagagagggagagagggagagagagagagtgagagagagagggagagagagtgagagaggagagggggagagagggagagagagagagagagagagagagagaggaaaggaagagagagagagagagggagggagagagggagagagagaggaagagagagaggagagggagaaatagagagagagagagagagagagcaagagatagagagtgagagagagcgccaAGATAACAGATCAGCACTGTAGATCTATGCTGGGAAGGTGAATACTGTGTTACACCTGGAGTAGAATACTAATAGACTGTAGACTGCAGTGTATACTGAGTAAAGTAGCATCAACTGATAAATAAAAGGCAGTTGATACTGTACAGTACTCCAAGAGTCATAAGGATGTGACTTATATCTGCTTATCCATACTAGTTACCAGTTTAACAAGGCAATGTAACAGTGACATGGTACAAAGTTGtgctcacctgtacaggtaGTGGCTCTTGTTTGCAAAGATGCTGTACTGAGAGACCCAAAGGCTCAGGGCAGGGCCAAAGAGAACCACGCCTGAGAGCACCAGGTGAAAATGGCGGCGGAATGAAGCATTTCCAATGAATCCAGCTGCAAGGTCTGTCACCACCACCAAAATGGAGTTCAGAAACATCCTGATTCTGACCTTCTCTTGCTCACAAAGAAAGTGATGGGAAACACTATGGCAGTGTACTTCTCTGATCCTCTAACTTATGCTCTGTGCATTCAgtaacagaaattaaaaatcCCTCTTAGAAATATGCTGTGGACCATACATGTGTGCTAAATAATAACCTGACCAAATAATGATTGTAAATATGATATAATGATTGATTGAGGGATCCAAATTTCTTGCTTGCTGATGATCTATGAATAAAACAATCCAGAGCTGGTGCAATACTCAGATACAATGGGTCTGTAGCTTGCTTGCTTGGTGTAGAATCCTGAAACTAAGATTCTCCAAAGAATCCAAATTTGCAGCAACTCATTGATCCACAAGTGTAATGGTCCTGGCCTCTAGTGATGTCACAGTTGGTACTACGCCCCAGTGGTGTACTCTTTCAATGTGACACAATGATCCAGtaatacagcactgtctctgtcGTTTTCTTCCGCTTTTCAAAGTCTGCCGCATGACATCCTCGGTTTCACTGCGCTGCCTTTGACTTTCTGCCCTGTCACTTGTTCATCTCTTCCATGCATTCACTTGTGGTTTCATGGAttccctctttcctcctgtCACTCCGGCTCTGTTCAGAGAAACATGCCCACTATCACgttccctttctgtctctctccactctctgcaGCCTCGTCACGCTCTCAACAATAGCACGGGGGTTATAAAACACACCAACCCCTCCCCTCAaatcccccctccaccccttcaGTGGGAAGTTACCCAAATGACGTTCTCTCGATCTGTGTTTGTCCTATAACATTGTTGTGAAGCGCCTTCTGAGCGTTCATGCATATGGGTGAGTATACAGGAGATCGATATCACTGATGTGTTAGCTGTAAAGAGTGGTATGAGAATGCAGCTGCTGTCAGCGTGCAGCATGTGTTCATTGTTATAAGGAATGTTTGGCATGTTGTATTCCACTCCTCCAAACCTCAGGTAAAGCACAGTGCCTAATCTGAAACAGGTTAAAAATGATGTTCCACAATGCAAGATGGTGTTAGGATGTTGTAGCCGTATCCTGAGATATTTCTCTAcgcattgcattgcatttgacAGACCAGCACTATTCTGTATGTGACACAGGTATGAACTAATTCACACTGTCCTTCAGTGTAATGCACTCAACCCCATGTTTCTAAATATATAACCGAGCTATTAAAAGAAGAGACTCAAACCTGTTTGGATCGTCGCTGCAGCAGGGCAAGTCCCTTAGCACAATAGCCACTGGgtgcaaacaaaagaaaaatatacatacgTGCAAATACAGAAGCCGTTTCATTCTGTCATACGACCACCAATGAAAAGGTGAAAGTGCACTTGCATGTTTGTAGAATCTAACAGCCAAATTTGATGATTATGTTATTTGATTGTTATGCCTCTCTGGGGGGGTTCTCTTTCTGCAATTACGCATTACACAAGCTGGCACGGAAGTTACACATTCTAGTATAGGTTTTACAATTAGAGCTAGAGGGAGGCGAGATTTTGATAAGCCTGTGACACGGAGGCTCTTCCAGTAAAAGTGCTGTCAGTTTCTGTGCAAGAATGTAGAAATCCATTTTCCTGAAGAACTGGTTTCAGGCACCAGTTTTTGAGGTCCACAATTTTAAACTAATACCACACATACCACCCTCCTGCTAATAGcgtattattttgtattttatgggCACAAGATAATAACCACTATTAGCCCATACTCTCAGGTGTACATCACAAATGAAATAAGATATTTAAACCATAACCATCTCTCAAATGCCTTCATCTGCACAATTTCACTATAAAACAGAGTGGTATGATATTTTGCCATGTAGTAGTAGCACTGTGAACTGATTAGGGACAAATGAGCCTCTGTATAAACAAGACTCTCTTTTCTATCTTTAGCTATTGCTCTATTGTTCTCTACATTATTAGATTCAGCTGCTGGTATCGAAGCCTGTTTCTGTCAATCAGTGGGCCTCCCTcgtgtctctttctccctctcaccacTTCATCTGTTTCTCTTTACCGTCAGCATTTTACTCTTTTATGCTGCACCTGGCCATTCAATGAAattcttttcctcctctgtcagTTTGCATCATGCATCATTTTATACCTGGTTGAGCTCATTCGCCACTTTCACAAATGACTCTGTGAAACCGTTTTTTTGGTCTGGAACAAATGGAGGTCCGTTTTTGCCGACCAAAACCTCTCTATTTCTCAGCCTACTGTCGA
The nucleotide sequence above comes from Megalops cyprinoides isolate fMegCyp1 chromosome 2, fMegCyp1.pri, whole genome shotgun sequence. Encoded proteins:
- the LOC118772633 gene encoding fat storage-inducing transmembrane protein 1, whose amino-acid sequence is MFLNSILVVVTDLAAGFIGNASFRRHFHLVLSGVVLFGPALSLWVSQYSIFANKSHYLYRKFLRSGWGWTCIFVGSFVFLLYFSVRRSLALSLRHLSRLAVAGGLWVGFRRLLSLLVNATGSCYQPLSASLGVQLAQGQSGLGQPLLLLREGETKATCLKSGMLWRGYEVSEDAFLLCLCCLLLAEETAVFGPYLALGGPSGAPLRLLFLFCVFLLGLWVFLLLCLLAHFPQFPTQLLGGALGCLGWRGLYQGWYRLGPSWYCPGRPGVGLLTTKSSTWNKDEN